GCACGAGCACCGTGGCGAAGGCTTGGCGGAGCGGCGGGTCTCTTCCGGGAAGCACCGAACATATGTTGGGTGAGTCCTACCGGAATGCCAAGACAGACTGCCTGAACCTTGATCGGCACAAGCGAGCAAAGGTATACACGACAAGCCGCCGCTCTGTCATCACTGCTTACGCATCTACTCGCTTCCATACACGTTCAACTGGGACAAACAGATCACTTCTTGCCAGCCTTGACAAACACTGTCATCTCGAGTTGACAGCTTGAAAATGGTCGGTTCCATATCGGATTCAGAGAGCAAGACGTTCGATTCCTTCTTGCTAGGGCCGTCGGTGCGAACGCTATGGAATTGTGAGTTCCCAGAGAAGGGTTTCTCTATCGGAAAGTACAGTACTGTCGCCGGGGAGCAACAGCAGGCGATTACAGAACAACATAGACTCGCGATCTGGCGTGGTACGGGCGCGGTCGAGTTTCGGAATGCGCTTGGTGAATACATCCCACAGATGAAGCGTCACGGACCAATGAATTTCTTTCCGGCGGGCATCGTTCCGGCCATGCGCCGCAAACGACAAAGTGATTTCATCTTGTTCACGCTAGAACCGTGGTTTGTGAAAAACGTAAGCGAACAAATGGAACAAAGGCCCACCGAAGATCTGCAACTGAATGAGGGCTTTCGTCACCAGCCACTCCATCAATTGACAACACTCCTCTCGATCGAAGCGGCTCAAGGAGGAATGCATGGAAGCCCGTATACCGACCACCTCATGCAGGCGCTCACCATGGAACTCCTTCTTCTGGTGGCAACAGAGCGGAAGCCAACTCGCTTTGAAAAATCAGGTCTCTCTCAGCCCATTCTGCGACGGGTTGTCGAACGCATGCAGGATCTCAGTGCTGACCTGGATCTGAAAACCCTGGCCTCAGAGATTGGATACAGCCAAAGCCACTTTCTGCGCATATTCCAAGCGGCTACGGGCC
This genomic stretch from Terriglobus saanensis SP1PR4 harbors:
- a CDS encoding AraC family transcriptional regulator, whose product is MVGSISDSESKTFDSFLLGPSVRTLWNCEFPEKGFSIGKYSTVAGEQQQAITEQHRLAIWRGTGAVEFRNALGEYIPQMKRHGPMNFFPAGIVPAMRRKRQSDFILFTLEPWFVKNVSEQMEQRPTEDLQLNEGFRHQPLHQLTTLLSIEAAQGGMHGSPYTDHLMQALTMELLLLVATERKPTRFEKSGLSQPILRRVVERMQDLSADLDLKTLASEIGYSQSHFLRIFQAATGQTPYQYLLDLRLARAQDLIRSRRVSMIDIASTCGFSSHSHMSRIFRQIKGFTPSEYRRNL